The proteins below come from a single Natranaerofaba carboxydovora genomic window:
- the dmpI gene encoding 4-oxalocrotonate tautomerase DmpI — translation MPTIFFYGPELDKDKKRELIDSFTKKASELTDIPESAFVVYLQSSTPDQVGVGGKLLEDKQKE, via the coding sequence ATGCCAACTATTTTCTTTTATGGGCCAGAACTAGACAAGGACAAAAAAAGAGAGCTCATCGACAGCTTCACCAAAAAGGCAAGCGAGCTGACTGATATTCCAGAATCTGCATTTGTAGTATATCTTCAAAGTTCGACACCAGACCAAGTAGGAGTGGGAGGGAAGCTATTAGAAGACAAGCAGAAAGAATAA
- a CDS encoding sigma 54-interacting transcriptional regulator produces the protein MYNSFLLESALNAAYNGIIIVDKDSKVVFCNDAAAKMIGLTKNEMFYQDIKKVNPHTQIEEVLKEGKEHLNKKVKLNSKVVITNRSPIFKNGEIEGAVAVFHDITDFQKTLNELANTKDALTKLETGLEQVSDGIVMVDNKGYITRITESYCEFLGTTCEKAVGKHVTEVIENTRMHQVIKTAKAELGHIQYINGKQVVVNRIPIVIEGKVVGGIGQVIFQEVSDLLKLVRRLDIAESKLEYYEKEVKRHKRTRYSLNNIIGESEKTSQMKNMIKKVAKYPSTVLVRGESGTGKELVAHAIHDESNRRDGPFVRVNCAAMPKDLLEAELFGYEEGAFTGAKKKGKPGKFELAEGGTIFLDEIGDMPLEMQVKLLRVLQEKEIERVGGTNLKIIDVRVIASTNRNLEELVAKKLFRKDLYYRLNVVTLKIPSLIEIREDMNNIVFYLLKELNSEYGTAVEKISPEVEELFLNYHWPGNVRELRNVLERAINIMDGIVVNLEDLPMYIQEYSYKNNANDTSNLNKTLQTSEKSTIIKALKAAGNNKKKAAKILNIHRTTLYRKIDKYNISV, from the coding sequence ATGTATAATTCTTTTTTGTTAGAGTCTGCTTTGAATGCTGCTTATAATGGGATTATTATAGTTGATAAAGACTCCAAAGTAGTTTTCTGTAATGATGCAGCAGCCAAGATGATTGGTTTAACAAAGAATGAAATGTTTTATCAGGACATAAAGAAAGTTAACCCTCATACCCAAATTGAAGAAGTTTTAAAAGAAGGGAAAGAACATCTCAATAAAAAAGTAAAGTTAAATTCAAAAGTAGTTATTACAAACCGTTCTCCAATATTTAAAAATGGAGAAATCGAAGGTGCTGTTGCTGTTTTTCATGATATAACAGATTTTCAAAAGACACTTAATGAACTTGCAAACACAAAAGATGCTTTAACTAAGCTTGAGACAGGCTTAGAGCAGGTCTCAGATGGGATAGTAATGGTAGATAATAAGGGATATATAACAAGGATTACTGAAAGCTATTGTGAATTCTTAGGTACAACTTGTGAAAAAGCAGTTGGAAAACATGTGACAGAAGTTATAGAAAACACCCGGATGCATCAAGTTATAAAGACAGCTAAAGCTGAGCTTGGACATATCCAGTATATCAATGGAAAACAGGTCGTGGTAAATAGAATACCTATTGTGATAGAAGGAAAAGTTGTAGGTGGGATCGGGCAGGTTATTTTTCAGGAAGTATCAGATCTATTGAAACTTGTCAGGCGTCTTGACATTGCAGAAAGTAAGTTGGAATACTATGAAAAGGAAGTTAAACGCCATAAGAGAACCCGTTATTCATTAAACAACATTATTGGAGAGAGTGAAAAAACCAGTCAGATGAAAAATATGATTAAAAAAGTAGCCAAATATCCTTCGACGGTCCTTGTCCGGGGGGAAAGTGGAACGGGGAAAGAACTTGTTGCCCATGCTATTCATGATGAGAGTAATAGAAGGGATGGCCCCTTTGTTAGGGTTAACTGTGCTGCTATGCCAAAAGACCTTTTGGAAGCTGAACTGTTTGGGTATGAAGAAGGGGCATTTACGGGGGCAAAGAAAAAAGGAAAACCCGGGAAGTTTGAACTGGCTGAAGGAGGGACAATATTTTTAGATGAAATTGGAGATATGCCCTTGGAGATGCAGGTAAAGCTGCTTAGAGTTTTGCAGGAAAAGGAAATAGAAAGGGTCGGGGGAACAAATTTAAAAATAATTGACGTTAGGGTAATTGCTTCTACTAATAGAAATTTAGAAGAATTAGTAGCTAAAAAATTATTTCGCAAAGATTTGTACTATCGTTTGAATGTAGTAACCTTAAAAATCCCCTCATTGATAGAGATACGTGAGGATATGAATAATATAGTTTTTTATTTGTTAAAAGAGTTAAATAGTGAATACGGTACTGCTGTAGAAAAAATTTCACCTGAAGTTGAAGAATTATTTTTAAATTATCACTGGCCGGGTAATGTCAGGGAACTTAGAAATGTGCTAGAACGGGCCATTAATATTATGGATGGAATAGTTGTTAACTTAGAAGATCTTCCCATGTACATACAGGAGTATAGTTATAAGAATAATGCCAATGATACCTCTAACTTAAATAAAACATTACAAACTTCTGAAAAGAGTACCATAATAAAAGCTTTAAAAGCTGCTGGAAATAATAAAAAGAAAGCAGCAAAGATTTTGAATATACATAGGACTACGTTATATAGAAAAATTGACAAATACAATATTAGTGTTTAA
- the dctP gene encoding TRAP transporter substrate-binding protein DctP, translated as MRRFITAKKLLALGLCLILVFSLLGCADVEKDEENAEENDEAATAEADPDEVHEWTIQTSWPTGILLHEMAEKWAERVEIASGGRIEIEVLPSGAMVGAMEVLDATHEGTIDGMHSWSGYWLGDHDAAPLFSSIPMLFETQSHVLWMYDRGLEYQNEIYQDEMGYNVKAFLGGATHPEIGAHSNVPLEELEDWQGTNYRVPGWMAEILTDMGVSVVTLEGDEVYPSLERGVVDAAEFSSPVVNHELGFQEVTDYYTGPGIHQPSCLFEIVLNKDSYEALSDDLKEIVDQATYAVTMESWTEDVVGGQEVLDTWEEEYDNEPVEVSEEAQLEFRKEAWDFIEEEVDGAAQEVWDDARDFYIEFNNYDEFMNPSREIPEEWEVED; from the coding sequence TTGAGAAGGTTTATTACTGCTAAAAAGTTGTTGGCTCTTGGTCTTTGTTTAATCTTAGTATTTTCATTGCTAGGGTGTGCAGATGTTGAAAAGGATGAAGAAAATGCTGAAGAAAATGATGAGGCCGCAACTGCTGAAGCAGATCCAGATGAGGTTCACGAATGGACAATACAAACATCATGGCCTACTGGAATATTGCTGCATGAGATGGCAGAAAAGTGGGCAGAGAGAGTTGAGATTGCAAGTGGAGGAAGGATAGAAATTGAAGTTCTTCCTTCAGGTGCAATGGTAGGGGCTATGGAAGTGTTGGATGCTACTCATGAGGGGACGATCGATGGAATGCACAGCTGGTCTGGCTATTGGCTAGGAGATCATGATGCGGCACCACTTTTCTCGTCTATTCCAATGTTATTTGAGACCCAGTCTCACGTGCTATGGATGTATGATAGAGGGCTTGAGTATCAAAATGAGATTTATCAAGATGAAATGGGCTATAATGTCAAAGCCTTTTTGGGAGGAGCTACTCACCCTGAGATAGGTGCACATTCTAATGTGCCCCTTGAAGAGTTAGAAGACTGGCAGGGTACTAACTATCGCGTTCCTGGCTGGATGGCAGAAATCTTAACTGACATGGGAGTATCTGTTGTTACGTTAGAAGGTGATGAAGTATATCCTTCTCTTGAGAGAGGAGTAGTTGATGCCGCAGAATTTAGCTCTCCTGTAGTGAATCATGAGTTAGGTTTTCAAGAGGTTACAGATTATTATACTGGTCCTGGTATCCACCAGCCTAGCTGCTTGTTTGAAATAGTATTAAATAAAGATTCTTACGAGGCGCTTTCTGATGACTTAAAGGAAATAGTAGATCAAGCCACCTATGCTGTTACTATGGAGTCCTGGACAGAAGACGTAGTTGGCGGCCAGGAAGTTTTGGATACTTGGGAAGAAGAATATGATAATGAACCTGTCGAAGTTTCCGAGGAAGCACAGCTAGAATTTCGAAAAGAAGCCTGGGATTTCATTGAAGAAGAAGTAGATGGTGCTGCTCAAGAGGTTTGGGATGATGCTCGTGACTTTTATATAGAATTTAATAACTATGATGAGTTTATGAACCCTAGTAGAGAAATACCAGAAGAATGGGAAGTTGAAGATTAA
- a CDS encoding TRAP transporter small permease subunit, with the protein MGRLTRIIGVIDKINDYAARAVQWFVLILVVTLVYEVIMRYVFNSPTLWSFDVSYMSASIFLMLGMGYTLKEGGHVNIDIIVGNLSRRNQAILNLIFFAILFFPLWFSVLYAFTPNLINSWAIGETAAVGTWRPPIYPYKTWLYVGMFLLLIQGISEFLKELLIIFRGEE; encoded by the coding sequence TTGGGAAGATTAACAAGGATAATCGGTGTGATTGACAAGATAAATGATTATGCGGCAAGGGCTGTGCAGTGGTTTGTGCTTATCTTGGTCGTAACTTTGGTGTATGAAGTGATCATGAGATATGTTTTTAATAGTCCTACTTTGTGGAGTTTCGATGTTTCTTATATGAGTGCTAGTATATTTTTGATGCTTGGTATGGGTTATACTTTAAAGGAAGGCGGGCATGTAAACATTGACATAATTGTAGGAAATCTAAGCAGGCGTAATCAAGCAATCCTCAATTTGATTTTCTTTGCGATACTTTTTTTCCCCCTGTGGTTTTCTGTACTTTATGCATTTACTCCTAACTTGATCAATTCCTGGGCAATAGGAGAAACAGCTGCAGTTGGAACATGGCGTCCTCCGATCTACCCATACAAAACATGGTTGTATGTAGGAATGTTCTTGCTTTTAATTCAGGGGATATCAGAGTTTTTGAAGGAACTATTGATTATTTTTAGGGGGGAAGAATAA
- a CDS encoding TRAP transporter large permease, with protein MVLSAELVILLMVAVLLLLIVLGHPIGFVLGGVATIFGLVFIGNQAMHMFYLRLVSVFQDYTLIAIPLFVFMGIIIEQAGIAEKLYEAVRILMGRLNGGLAITAILTSTIFAAATGVIGASIVTVGILALPSMKKYEYNNSLSTGSICAGGTLGILIPPSILILVYGPTAAISVGALFAAAIIPGLLLSMMYMIYIGVRCKIDPSFGPGMSAEELAQYTTNDKVRLFLTSVVPVAIIILAVLGVIVVGVAAPTEAAAVGALAAMILAAFNKKLTLEGVKEASLRTIKTSCMVYMVLIGANFFTGVFMRLGGGDIVKELVIGLPFPDWGLLLTMWFVIFILGMFIDWIGVIMIAIPLFTPIAAELGYDPIWFAMMNIVLLQTSFLTPPFAYSIFYVKGIAPEGITTVDIYKGVVPFVGIQLVTLVILGAFPQIIMFLPKAFGL; from the coding sequence ATGGTTCTAAGTGCAGAACTTGTGATACTTTTAATGGTTGCTGTACTGCTATTGTTAATCGTGCTTGGACATCCGATTGGCTTTGTACTTGGTGGGGTTGCAACTATATTTGGCCTGGTGTTTATTGGTAATCAAGCGATGCACATGTTTTATTTGAGATTAGTGTCTGTGTTTCAGGACTACACTTTAATTGCTATTCCCTTGTTTGTATTCATGGGTATAATTATAGAGCAAGCTGGGATAGCAGAAAAGTTATATGAAGCAGTGAGAATATTGATGGGTCGTCTAAATGGTGGGCTTGCAATCACCGCAATACTTACAAGTACGATTTTTGCTGCTGCTACAGGTGTAATCGGAGCTTCTATTGTAACTGTAGGAATTTTGGCTCTTCCCTCAATGAAAAAATATGAATATAATAATTCTCTTTCGACGGGTTCTATTTGCGCAGGGGGAACCCTTGGAATTTTGATTCCTCCTAGTATCTTAATACTGGTTTATGGCCCAACGGCTGCTATTTCAGTAGGAGCATTATTTGCGGCAGCTATAATTCCAGGGCTTTTGTTATCTATGATGTACATGATTTATATAGGTGTTCGCTGCAAGATAGATCCTTCTTTTGGGCCTGGTATGAGTGCAGAGGAATTAGCCCAGTACACAACAAATGACAAGGTCAGACTGTTTCTTACATCGGTAGTTCCGGTAGCTATTATAATTCTTGCAGTATTAGGAGTGATTGTGGTTGGAGTGGCAGCTCCGACAGAGGCGGCTGCAGTTGGTGCGCTTGCAGCTATGATACTTGCGGCATTTAATAAAAAGTTAACTTTAGAAGGTGTTAAAGAAGCTTCTCTTAGAACAATCAAAACCAGCTGTATGGTATACATGGTGCTTATAGGGGCTAACTTTTTCACCGGAGTTTTTATGCGCCTTGGTGGTGGAGATATTGTAAAGGAATTGGTAATTGGCCTTCCTTTTCCAGATTGGGGACTTCTTTTAACCATGTGGTTTGTGATTTTCATCTTAGGGATGTTCATAGATTGGATTGGAGTAATTATGATAGCTATACCTTTATTTACTCCAATTGCTGCAGAATTAGGCTATGATCCCATTTGGTTTGCGATGATGAATATTGTCTTGCTTCAAACCTCTTTTTTAACACCGCCCTTTGCATATTCGATATTTTATGTCAAAGGGATTGCACCAGAGGGAATTACCACCGTGGATATATACAAAGGAGTTGTTCCTTTTGTAGGCATTCAGCTTGTAACCTTAGTGATCCTTGGAGCTTTTCCACAAATTATAATGTTCTTACCTAAGGCTTTTGGATTATAG
- a CDS encoding DnaJ family domain-containing protein: protein MDLIHQLCEEEIKKAKREGAFDNLENKGKPLKLDDLSQVPKDLRTGYILLKNSGHLPEELELKKDMVNLEKLIESCHDEEEKETYRKRLNEKTLRFNFMLEKRGIKKSVLKAYKKKIRSNLGIIK, encoded by the coding sequence ATGGACCTTATCCACCAGCTTTGCGAAGAAGAGATAAAAAAAGCCAAACGTGAAGGCGCCTTTGATAATCTTGAAAACAAAGGAAAGCCCCTCAAATTAGATGATCTTTCCCAAGTACCCAAAGATTTAAGAACAGGATATATCCTACTCAAAAATTCAGGCCATCTACCAGAGGAGCTTGAACTAAAAAAAGATATGGTAAACCTCGAAAAATTAATTGAAAGCTGCCATGATGAAGAGGAAAAAGAAACATACAGAAAAAGATTAAATGAAAAGACTCTTCGGTTTAATTTCATGCTTGAAAAACGAGGAATCAAGAAATCAGTATTAAAAGCATATAAAAAGAAAATAAGGAGTAATTTAGGGATTATCAAATAA
- a CDS encoding coenzyme F420-0:L-glutamate ligase: MVKLPDYVGPCAFGIKMGVVLPGSDLKSMIMEEVRKINNDSLLDDGDALSITESVLARAQENYITTDDIAKEVRSKLNISDDATIGVLFPILSRNRFSMMMEGIAMAVPNGKVIVQLSYPDDEVGNQLIPEELAEEFDEAGKKVITEDELNQEDLLHPITGVNYLQLYKDVIEKTGADYEIILSNDPLAMTDYNLDAAVSADIHTREKNRKKLEKKVKTCTLQDLFNDSSKEVWSEWGLLGSNMSSDDKLKLAPYNADDFACAVQDEVKKETGKKVEVLVSGDGAYKDPTSGIYELADPKPAFGTTPGLKNTFREGVKYKYLVDLYHNQGKSEEEIAEILDKEANSKRSYDEIETEGTTPRQAQDLMASLADLISGSADAGTPLILIKNLL; encoded by the coding sequence TTGGTTAAATTACCAGACTATGTAGGACCATGCGCCTTTGGAATTAAAATGGGTGTGGTTCTTCCAGGAAGCGATCTAAAAAGTATGATTATGGAAGAGGTCAGAAAAATAAATAATGACTCTCTTCTAGATGATGGTGATGCTCTTAGTATCACAGAGTCAGTTCTTGCAAGAGCTCAGGAGAATTACATTACAACAGACGACATTGCAAAAGAAGTTAGAAGTAAACTTAATATTTCAGATGATGCAACTATTGGAGTGCTATTCCCTATCCTTAGTAGGAACCGTTTCTCCATGATGATGGAAGGTATTGCAATGGCTGTTCCTAATGGGAAAGTAATTGTACAGCTTTCTTATCCTGATGATGAAGTAGGTAATCAGCTAATACCAGAAGAGCTAGCAGAGGAATTTGATGAAGCTGGCAAAAAGGTCATTACTGAAGATGAACTAAATCAAGAAGATCTTTTGCACCCAATCACAGGTGTTAATTACCTACAGCTGTATAAGGATGTCATCGAAAAAACTGGTGCTGATTACGAAATAATTCTATCTAATGATCCCCTTGCTATGACTGATTATAATCTTGACGCTGCAGTATCTGCGGATATACACACCAGAGAAAAGAACAGAAAGAAACTAGAAAAGAAAGTTAAAACCTGCACCCTTCAGGACCTATTTAATGACAGCAGCAAAGAAGTCTGGTCTGAGTGGGGACTTCTAGGAAGCAATATGTCCTCTGATGACAAGCTAAAACTTGCACCATACAATGCCGATGACTTTGCATGTGCAGTGCAGGATGAAGTCAAAAAAGAAACCGGTAAAAAGGTAGAAGTCCTTGTTAGTGGTGATGGAGCATACAAAGACCCTACAAGCGGCATCTATGAACTTGCTGATCCAAAGCCCGCCTTTGGTACAACACCTGGACTTAAAAACACTTTCAGAGAAGGTGTCAAATACAAGTATTTAGTTGATCTTTATCACAATCAGGGCAAATCAGAAGAAGAAATTGCAGAAATTCTTGATAAAGAAGCTAATAGCAAAAGAAGCTACGACGAAATCGAAACTGAAGGTACAACACCAAGACAGGCCCAGGACTTAATGGCAAGTCTTGCTGACCTAATAAGCGGTTCTGCTGATGCAGGAACACCGCTGATTTTGATCAAGAATCTTTTATAA
- a CDS encoding amidohydrolase, translating to MVQNNKVLIKDCFLVPMTNKPEDNKDDNFYKGSIAIEDGKIFAISPPGNIPEYWTPDEVIDGKNKVVMPGFVNCHTHAAMTLLRSYADDLPLMKWLEEKIWPLESKLDENDIYWGTILAISEMLLSGTTTFADMYDKMDGVALAVKETGIRASLSRGMIGLQDNAVDALKENEELFKNWNNTSDGRINIMYGPHAPYTCPPEFLEKVIESAKNVGASIHIHLAETLDELNQIQEQYEKRPVEHVNDLGLFEVPVLAAHCVHVNDEEMDILKANNVGVAHNPESNMKLGSGIAPIPKMLDKKLKLGIGTDGASSNNNLDMLEETRSAALLQKVQTLDPTVMPAYQTLYMATRGGAEVLGLADQIGSLEEGKCADLIMLDLNKPHLAPTHDVIANIVYSARADDITMVMVNGQKLVQDKELQLMDVKSILDEIDTKITNLLNK from the coding sequence GTGGTACAAAATAATAAAGTCTTGATTAAAGATTGTTTTTTAGTTCCTATGACAAACAAGCCTGAAGATAATAAAGATGATAATTTTTACAAAGGAAGCATAGCTATAGAAGATGGCAAAATTTTTGCAATATCACCTCCAGGCAATATCCCAGAATACTGGACCCCAGATGAGGTTATCGACGGCAAAAATAAAGTTGTAATGCCCGGTTTTGTCAACTGCCATACTCACGCTGCAATGACCCTTCTTAGAAGTTATGCAGACGACTTACCCCTGATGAAATGGCTAGAAGAAAAAATCTGGCCTTTAGAAAGCAAGTTAGACGAAAATGATATTTACTGGGGTACCATCCTTGCCATATCTGAAATGTTATTATCTGGCACTACCACCTTTGCTGATATGTACGACAAAATGGACGGGGTAGCCTTAGCAGTTAAAGAGACAGGCATAAGAGCTTCTTTATCTAGAGGTATGATAGGGCTTCAGGATAATGCAGTAGATGCACTAAAAGAAAACGAGGAACTCTTTAAGAACTGGAACAACACTTCAGATGGCCGTATTAATATAATGTATGGACCCCATGCACCTTATACATGCCCTCCTGAATTTTTGGAAAAAGTTATTGAATCAGCCAAAAATGTGGGAGCAAGTATACACATTCATCTTGCTGAAACTTTGGATGAGCTTAATCAGATTCAAGAACAGTACGAAAAGAGACCAGTAGAGCACGTAAATGACCTTGGACTCTTTGAAGTTCCGGTTCTTGCAGCTCACTGTGTCCATGTCAACGATGAAGAGATGGATATACTGAAAGCCAATAATGTAGGTGTTGCTCACAACCCAGAAAGTAACATGAAACTTGGAAGTGGAATCGCTCCAATTCCAAAGATGTTAGATAAAAAATTAAAGTTAGGTATAGGTACAGACGGAGCTTCAAGTAATAATAATCTAGACATGCTTGAAGAAACCAGAAGCGCAGCACTTCTACAAAAAGTTCAAACATTAGATCCAACAGTCATGCCCGCTTACCAAACATTATACATGGCAACAAGAGGCGGTGCTGAGGTACTAGGCCTTGCAGATCAAATAGGCAGCCTAGAAGAAGGAAAGTGCGCAGACCTCATAATGCTTGACCTAAACAAGCCACATCTTGCACCAACACACGACGTTATAGCAAACATTGTATACTCCGCAAGAGCCGATGATATTACCATGGTTATGGTCAATGGGCAAAAGTTAGTGCAGGATAAAGAACTTCAATTAATGGATGTAAAAAGTATACTTGATGAAATTGATACTAAGATAACTAACCTTCTTAACAAATAA
- a CDS encoding deoxynucleoside kinase — translation MGQVPVVVDGMTGTGKSTLVNHLAEKLNLEVMPEEFRDPYDLLNKYSQDSKWCYPMQLNFLMTRFIQYTVASDNEKYILDRSIFSDPVYAKLFYEFGHLSEKEYNNYLTFFNTLMETIKKPKCMIILTCSFDEVMNRIEERGREDELRLGKDYWWALYQAYQEHVKSIMENEKESKIIEIDTESLNLDNIDEELEGVVKNAKEAI, via the coding sequence TTGGGACAAGTACCAGTAGTAGTTGATGGAATGACAGGAACAGGAAAAAGTACTTTAGTAAACCATTTAGCCGAAAAACTTAATTTGGAAGTAATGCCAGAGGAATTTAGAGATCCTTACGACCTTCTAAATAAATACTCTCAAGATTCCAAATGGTGTTACCCAATGCAGCTAAATTTTTTAATGACTCGTTTTATACAATATACAGTAGCTTCAGATAACGAAAAGTATATTTTGGATAGAAGTATATTCAGCGATCCCGTTTATGCAAAACTTTTTTATGAGTTTGGTCATCTATCAGAAAAAGAATACAATAATTATTTAACTTTTTTTAACACCTTGATGGAAACAATAAAAAAGCCAAAATGCATGATAATTCTTACATGTTCATTCGATGAGGTAATGAACAGAATTGAAGAAAGAGGAAGAGAAGATGAATTAAGACTTGGCAAAGACTACTGGTGGGCACTATACCAAGCTTATCAGGAACATGTAAAAAGTATAATGGAAAATGAGAAAGAAAGCAAAATAATTGAAATAGATACTGAAAGCCTTAACCTTGATAATATTGATGAAGAGTTAGAAGGAGTAGTAAAAAACGCTAAAGAGGCTATATAA
- a CDS encoding class I SAM-dependent methyltransferase, protein MASNEYAKIAKEYYNSAAHDIYLECWGGENHHLGLFDNTDDFYEAADKANENLLRKLQIQEGDKVIDIGSGFCGLPRYIAKNTKCEKVVALNISEKENEYARNKNKEEGLGDKIDVYEGDFNNMPFDDGEFDIMVSQDAMLHSPDKADLLRECNRVLKKGGTFVFSDILQMPELTQEEAEKVYDRVNVPDLGTFEFYKEKLKDAGFEVVEVIEYGSSNLGKSYKSVHDILDEKKDYLINDRNLPEEPINNALQGLKYWVEKASEGKINWGLFVAKKK, encoded by the coding sequence GTGGCCAGTAACGAGTATGCTAAGATTGCAAAGGAGTACTATAATAGTGCTGCGCATGACATTTATTTAGAATGTTGGGGTGGAGAAAACCACCATTTAGGACTTTTTGATAACACTGATGATTTCTATGAGGCAGCTGACAAGGCGAACGAAAACCTTTTAAGAAAGCTACAAATTCAAGAAGGAGATAAAGTAATTGATATAGGTAGTGGGTTCTGCGGCCTACCACGCTATATTGCAAAGAATACCAAATGTGAAAAAGTAGTAGCATTAAACATATCAGAAAAGGAAAACGAATACGCAAGAAACAAAAATAAAGAAGAAGGCCTAGGAGACAAAATCGATGTTTACGAAGGCGATTTTAACAATATGCCTTTTGATGATGGGGAATTTGATATTATGGTAAGTCAGGACGCAATGCTGCACAGCCCTGACAAAGCAGATCTATTAAGAGAATGCAATAGAGTACTTAAAAAAGGTGGTACTTTTGTATTTTCTGACATACTTCAAATGCCAGAACTAACACAGGAAGAAGCAGAAAAAGTATATGACAGAGTTAACGTCCCTGATCTTGGAACATTTGAATTCTATAAAGAAAAATTAAAAGACGCAGGTTTTGAAGTCGTAGAAGTGATTGAATATGGGAGCTCAAATTTAGGTAAATCTTATAAGTCTGTACACGACATCTTAGATGAAAAGAAAGATTATCTAATTAATGACAGAAATCTGCCAGAAGAGCCAATCAATAACGCTCTACAGGGATTAAAATACTGGGTAGAAAAAGCAAGCGAAGGAAAAATCAACTGGGGATTATTTGTAGCTAAGAAAAAATAG
- the metK gene encoding methionine adenosyltransferase, translating into MEEENRYLITSESVTEGHPDKICDQISDAVLDAILEKDPEGRVACETAITTGQVNILGEITTKAYVDIPTIVRETIREIGYDRAKYGFDCDTCGVSVSIDEQSPDIAMGVDDALESRTEEDEKDTGAGDQGMMYGYAANETPELMPMPIILAHKMSRRLSEVRKNKELDYLRPDGKTQVTVEYLDGKPVAIKNVTVSTQHSEDVDNETIRKDMIEKVIKPTVPSELIDDETEYLINPTGRFVVGGPQGDAGLTGRKIVVDTYGGVGRMGGGAFSGKDPSKVDRSAAYAARYGAKNIVAAGLADKCEIQVAYSIGVAKPVSLWVNTFGTGKVSEAKLSKWIAEVFDWRPSAIMKSFDLKRPIYRQTAAYGHFGREDLDLPWEKTDLVDKLKKKWEEDK; encoded by the coding sequence ATGGAAGAAGAAAACCGTTATCTAATTACTTCTGAATCTGTTACAGAAGGTCACCCGGACAAAATATGTGATCAGATATCAGATGCAGTATTAGATGCTATCTTAGAGAAGGACCCTGAAGGAAGGGTTGCATGCGAAACTGCTATAACTACTGGGCAGGTTAACATCTTAGGAGAGATAACTACTAAAGCTTATGTGGATATCCCTACTATTGTAAGGGAGACAATTAGGGAAATTGGTTATGACAGAGCAAAGTATGGATTTGACTGTGACACCTGCGGAGTTTCTGTTTCTATTGATGAGCAGTCTCCTGACATAGCTATGGGGGTAGATGATGCTTTAGAAAGCAGGACAGAAGAAGATGAGAAAGACACAGGTGCTGGAGACCAGGGAATGATGTATGGCTATGCTGCAAATGAAACTCCAGAGCTAATGCCAATGCCTATAATTCTTGCACACAAAATGTCTAGAAGATTGTCTGAAGTAAGAAAGAATAAAGAGCTTGATTATTTGAGACCAGACGGAAAAACTCAGGTTACAGTAGAATATTTGGACGGAAAGCCGGTAGCAATCAAAAATGTAACAGTATCAACTCAGCATAGTGAAGATGTAGATAATGAAACTATAAGGAAAGATATGATAGAAAAAGTTATTAAGCCAACAGTTCCAAGCGAGCTTATTGATGATGAAACTGAATACCTGATTAACCCAACAGGAAGATTTGTTGTTGGTGGTCCTCAAGGTGATGCAGGTCTAACAGGAAGAAAAATAGTTGTAGATACTTATGGCGGTGTTGGCCGCATGGGTGGAGGAGCTTTTTCCGGGAAGGACCCATCAAAAGTTGATAGATCTGCTGCTTATGCAGCTAGATATGGAGCTAAAAATATAGTTGCAGCTGGCCTTGCTGACAAATGTGAAATTCAGGTTGCTTATTCAATTGGTGTAGCAAAACCTGTTTCACTATGGGTTAATACCTTTGGAACTGGGAAAGTAAGTGAAGCTAAATTGTCTAAGTGGATTGCGGAAGTATTTGACTGGAGGCCATCAGCTATAATGAAGTCTTTTGACTTGAAGCGTCCGATTTATAGGCAAACTGCAGCATATGGACATTTTGGCAGAGAAGATTTAGACTTGCCATGGGAGAAAACTGATTTAGTAGATAAACTTAAGAAAAAATGGGAGGAGGACAAATAA